In a single window of the Zea mays cultivar B73 chromosome 5, Zm-B73-REFERENCE-NAM-5.0, whole genome shotgun sequence genome:
- the LOC542417 gene encoding tubulin beta-4 chain, with amino-acid sequence MREILHIQGGQCGNQIGAKFWEVICGEHCVDSTGRYSGTSSQQLELERINVYYNEAGGGRYVPRAVLMDLEPGTMESIRAGPFGGIFRPDNFVYGQSGAGNNWAKGHYTEGAELIDSVLDVVRKEAENCDCLQGFQVCHSLGGGTGSGMGTLLISKIREEYPDRMMLTFSVFPSPKVSDTVVEPYNATLSVHQLVENADECMVLDNEALYDICFRTLKLTNPSFGDLNHLISATMSGVTCCLRFPGQLNSDLRKLAVNLIPFPRLHFFMVGFAPLTSRGSQQYRALTVPELTQQMWDAKNMMCAADPRHGRYLTASAMFRGKMSTKEVDEQMINVQNKNSSYFVEWIPNNVKSSVCDIPPVGLPMASTFVGNSTSIQEMFRRVSEQFTAMFRRKAFLHWYTSEGMDEMEFTEAESNMNDLVAEYQQYQDATAEEYEEEEHDGEEEHA; translated from the exons ATGAGGGAGATCCTGCACATCCAGGGCGGCCAGTGCGGCAACCAGATCGGCGCCAAGTTCTGGGAGGTGATCTGCGGCGAGCACTGCGTCGACTCCACGGGCCGCTACTCGGGGACCTCCTCGCAGCAGCTCGAGCTCGAGCGGATCAACGTCTACTACAACGAGGCTGGGGGTGGCCGCTATGTGCCCCGCGCCGTGCTCATGGACCTGGAGCCCGGCACCATGGAATCCATCCGCGCCGGCCCCTTCGGCGGCATCTTCCGCCCCGACAACTTTGTCTACGGCCAGTCCGGCGCCGGGAACAACTGGGCCAAGGGCCACTACACCGAGGGCGCCGAGCTCATCGACTCCGTCCTTGACGTCGTGCGCAAGGAGGCCGAGAACTGCGACTGCCTCCAAG GGTTCCAAGTATGCCACTCCCTGGGTGGCGGCACTGGTTCTGGCATGGGCACGCTGCTCATTTCCAAGATCCGGGAGGAGTACCCGGACCGCATGATGCTCACCTTCTCCGTGTTCCCGTCGCCCAAGGTGTCCGACACCGTCGTGGAGCCCTACAACGCCACGCTGTCCGTGCACCAGCTCGTGGAGAACGCCGACGAGTGCATGGTCCTTGACAACGAGGCGCTCTATGATATTTGCTTCCGCACCCTCAAGCTCACCAACCCTTCAT TTGGTGACCTGAACCATCTGATCTCGGCGACGATGAGCGGCGTGACATGCTGCCTGCGGTTCCCGGGCCAGCTGAACTCGGACCTCCGCAAGCTGGCGGTGAACCTGATCCCGTTCCCGCGGCTGCACTTCTTCATGGTGGGGTTCGCCCCGCTGACGTCCCGCGGCTCGCAGCAGTACCGCGCGCTGACGGTGCCGGAGCTGACGCAGCAGATGTGGGATGCCAAGAACATGATGTGCGCGGCGGACCCGCGCCACGGGCGGTACCTGACAGCGTCCGCCATGTTCCGGGGCAAGATGAGCACCAAGGAGGTGGACGAGCAGATGATCAACGTGCAGAACAAGAACTCCTCCTACTTCGTGGAGTGGATCCCCAACAACGTCAAGTCCAGCGTGTGCGACATCCCGCCCGTCGGGCTGCCCATGGCCTCCACCTTCGTGGGCAACTCCACCTCCATCCAGGAGATGTTCCGCCGCGTGAGCGagcagttcacggccatgttccgGCGCAAGGCTTTCTTGCACTGGTACACCAGCGAGGGCATGGACGAGATGGAGTTCACAGAGGCCGAGAGCAACATGAACGACCTCGTTGCCGAGTACCAGCAGTACCAGGACGCCACCGCCGAGGAGTACGAAGAGGAAGAGCACGACGGCGAGGAGGAGCACGCCTGA